In the genome of Lactuca sativa cultivar Salinas chromosome 3, Lsat_Salinas_v11, whole genome shotgun sequence, the window TGAATTGAATCTTTTAAGCAAAAATCTCGAGAGCAAAGCTTCTTACTAAGTATGGACATGGGGTACGGAGTTTACGTTGATCCTGAGCTCGAATCGCTCGTTGATAGAATACACCCTCCAAggtttcaattttattttatactttgtttttggtACTTTGTCATATTTCTACATAAAAAATCTCAAATAAATCTGTGGTTGTTGCAGGGTTTGCATCGACAATGATTCATGTCAAGATTGCACCCTTGTGAAGGTAACTCATGTCCTCATTGTACCTATTTATGTTATTAGTTTTTTTGATTCTTGAATTGAGGTATAGATCTCTTGTGATATTTTATATAGTTACAAAACAATCGCTTTAATTAATTTAGATCATGCATGCATACATGAAATGTTAACTAATTCAAATGAATCAAGAATCGATAAAAGCTTCTTAACTAACTATCGACTCTAATCGTGTGATGAATTGACGTATGCAAGTTGAATTAATAGGATGACTACATAAGTTGGGTATTTAGAAAAGTAGGTTATTTTAAAGTTTTAGGTTATGTATGGCGCCCAGCTAGCTGATAAAGTTAgtttatttttcaagtttttttttatgttgttgTGTTTGGTAAGTTAAAAAGTAGTTTACAAGATAGCATTTTGAAAAACTACTTAGACTAGTTTTTTAGTAGCtttttaaaaatttccaaatacaccatttaattaattatagaaacacatactcttatatgttattttatgtaattttatatatttcagctaacttttcagctaattttaccaaacattattttttatcagctagtacgccaaacatagGCTTAACcattttctaaattttttaaaGCGTTTATAGGGAGGGTTTAGATTCCAGCAAAGATACGAAAAAGACATAGGAAGATTAAGAAGTAATTTCCTTTAACTTTATTGATTTATTAAGTATTCATATATTGAATTTGGTGGTAGCTTTGGATTGGGCAGTAAGTATAAAATTATACATCTATTTATATatagagggagagagagaaagagtccAATACAGAACAAGAACACACCCATCTAGCTAAGTGGGAAATAGGCCACTCAAGCTACAAAAGTCGACAATGATCACATACCCAATGGTTTTTTAAAGAACTTTCTTTTATTGTCATTTCTTTATAGAAAAAATACTTTTGCTTTTTACATCATCTTTCATTTTATAACAATGACAACTAATACACGTATTGTATCATTTGAATACTTTAAATATTGTTTGACAATGATATAATCTAATCATAATTGTAGTGTAATTGTGTaaatgataaaaaataagttgtgTGCATATGAATTCTGATTAATTAATGGTTTGTTTGAATGATGTAGGTTGATAGTGCGAACAAGCATGGTGTATTGTTGGAGATGGTGCAAGAGCTAACGGATCTTGACCTTATCATCTCCAAATCGTACATTTGTTCTGATGGACGTTGGTTCATGGATGGTTAGTCGCCCTTTTACTTGCACCCCTTGTAGCTATGGGTGTCTTTTTAAACATCAGTTTTCTTAGtgagtttaattaatttaattactaATCACATATCATTTTAGTCTTCAAACAACTTTATCAAAATTTAATCACAACGGATTTAACTCCATAAATTTCAATAAAAcgtattttttaataattaaaaggaCCATTGAATTCAATATTCATTGAATGGTAACATGACATCTTAAAATAGTAGAGTTCGATCTTTAGAGCATCCACAATGCATTAAACTTGTTAGAGTTTAATAGATTGACATTTTATCATTTTACTTGCTATACAACTATATATTAATTTTCTAATAAAGTTCaatgaaatatatattttaatagttaaaaggtttttttttttcattgaaaAGTCCATATCCATTAAATGTCAATTAGAAATGTTACCTCATTCAACTCTTCCATTAAACTATATATTGCGAATGCTTTTAATATAAATGAGACATTTCATCTTATTCGATTCACTCGATTATTGTAAATGCTCTTATGTTTATATGAATAAGAACTTGTATTTCCCTTTGTGTAGTGTTTCACGTAACGGATCAATCTGGCAACAAGATTACAGACAAAAACCTTATACGTCACATACAACAGGTATTTATTAGTTAACGTGATTAGATACACCCTAAATTAATCTATTATTTTTATAGAAATAAACCTCAAATTATTACTTCTCTATACATGCTCCCTATTGGTCGATCGCGTGGACCACAATAAGGGCGACCCATGCAAaaccaagaacaatttttttGGAACTGACATAAAATTTATAGAAAAGTTACAAGATGTTAGAAAAGTCAAAAACATTTAAGAGGAAATAATAATTAATGTAAGACCAACAACACTAGTTAGAAATATATATTTTGACATCTTCTTTTGTGACTTGTCTCAACAGAAAGAAGTAAAACATATAATTTTCTAATTTAATCAACAAAAAACATATATAGATGTTACAAATTTCCTCAATTCATCTTAGAAATAGCATAACTTGTCTCGACACAAAGAAGCAATACATATAATTTTCTAATTTAATCAACAAAAAACATATATAGATGTTACAAATTTCCTCAATTCATCTTATAAATAGCATAACTTGTCTCAACATAAAGAAGTAAAATATATATGTTTCTAGTTATTTAGTcaataaaaacataaacaaacGTCTCAAGTTTATTCAATTTATTATATAAAGAGAGAGCAACAATGACAAATACTTAGAAATCCTTTTTTGATCTCATACTAAAAGATCCCTTAATTACTCCGCCTTTGAATGACAACGATGTTCTTTCACATGcatgtgttataaaccttttctTTTTCATGATAGTGAGCATGAAAATGACATTTATTAATTTTCTGTAGTCAATATGTGCAAGTAGGAGAGAGAAGACACAAGTAAAAACAACAAGTTTAGGTAAAGAAATCACACCAAGGAACTTTCCGATGGAGCATACGACACTTGAGATGACAACGGTGGACAAGCCGGGCCTATTGTCGGAGATATCGGCAGTTCTAGCCGAACTAAGATGCCACGTGTCTGCAGCAGTGGCATGGACCCACAACACACGTGCTGCATGCATCATCCATGTAGAAGACGACTCAAACCCTGGACCCATTATGGATCCTCACAGGGTGAACAGAGTCCAATCTCATCTCTCCACCGTGGTCAACGCTCACCACAACAACAGCGAACGCCGGAGTGTCAGGTTAACTACTCCGGTCGCCGGACAAACCCACACCGAGAGGCGGCTCCACCAGCTGATGATGGCCGATAAAGACTACGAAGAGAGTACATACAGTCCACTTATCAAACGCTTCGATACAGTGGTGACAGTGGAGAACTGCAGAGAAAAAGGGTATTCAGTTCTTAATGTCACAAGCCCTGATAGACCGAAGCTACTATTCGACACAGTTTGCACGCTTACTGACATGCAATACGTGGTTTTCCATGCAACAGTTAGCTCTAAAGGCTCCATTGCTTTTCAGGTATAATATTATTTACGTTTTTCAAGTTCCAACGCCTTATAGCTCTCTATTAATTAAACCCTTTTctaatcttcttcatattgaaaCGACAGGAGTATTACATAAGGGAGAAAGATGGGCGTACGTTAAACTCAGAGATACAACGAGAAGCAATCACCCGATGCATAATGGCAGCTGTAGAACGAAGAGCATCGCATGTAGGTGTTTACTTTTGAGCTCCTGATTACGTTTTGATGAAAGAGAACTAACATGAGATATGATCCATTGTATGAGTGCAGGGGTTGAGGTTAGATGTGAGGAGTCGAAACAGGTCAGGGCTGCTGTCGGATGTGACAAGAGTGTTTCGTGAAAACGGGCTGTCGATTGCAATGGCTGAGATTGGAACACGTGGAGAGAAGGCAATTGGATCGTTTCATGTTACAGATGCTCATGGACATGAGGTGGATCCGGGTATGGTGGAGGCAGTGAAGAAGGAAATTAAGAGATTTGGAGGGATGGTTATCGTAGGGAATGGAACTTCTTCGAATTGGTCGTCTCGGGGATCATCGAGTAGTAATGGTGTGAATGAAGCAAGATCATCACTGGGAACGTTGTTGTGGTCACAGGTTGAGAGATTTTCGAGCAAGTTTCAGACACTGAACTCATGATCCCAGTAGAAAAATATATACAGATTCAAAACTTATTTAGTAAATACTTCGGAATTAAGGACAATAGTAGAGGATCGTCATAAAATTTGTAAAAACTGTAAGCTCATGTTTATAAAAAGAGAATGTGATATTACTAAATAACTTGCACTACTGCAAAACTCGTTTTTTTTTCCtacaaaaatgaagaaaaataatCCGAAACGAAATAAAAACCATAATTTTGCGATATTACTTATAAAATGTGACAAAAGTACAAACCATCGGAAATGTATCTAAACTTACCTATCATTACCGAGCAAAATTAAAATTATTcatgtttttaataaataaaagttcCCTCGAAACAACACCATTAAGTTAGTCTCATACAGATTAATGAGATGAGGGAAATATAATGGTTGGCCGCCTTAATCATACGGTTGGAAAACTCCTTCCGTAGAATGACCTCATgtagaaacaaaaataaagaattaatatataaaataataataaaaactttgTAATCACGTCCACCCTAGCTGAGTGTTCCTGCATAAAGATCTTCCAACTTACAAAATGTAGATAGGAAAAAATAGTGTATTTGAGACAAGATAATGAAAAAGCACAATAAATCTTTAACAAATAGATGCTACACATGGCGAAAGTGAATAAGAAACTAAGAAAGTTGGAAAACACAGTCTGACAAGCATAAACAAGAGAGGGATCTAGACCTCATACTATGCTAAAACTCCTATGTTACCTTATTTAAATCCTCCATACTCTTCTATGAAGTCATGTCTTTGGTAAGTGTCAAACTCTTTCAAATCTAATCTTACGCTATCTTCCCATTTCCTTCTTAGCCGACATGTCCTCCTTGTACCGTCGACTATAATCATATCTACTCTCCTAATAGCAGTAGTCGATTGTCTCTTATCTTCATGTGCAGACCACCATAATCTTCATTCTCTCAAATTTTTAAGAATCGACGCCACCAGAGACGAAGCCACTTACAAGCAAGGTGGGTCCTAGGACCCacctaattttttaatttatataacatttgaatagaaaaaagaatatgaattattttaaaaataattaggaCCTACCTAATAATATTTGACAAAATaagaaaacaaacaaataaaaaaataatggaAAACTGATACTTACATTTCAAAGCAAATGGTTAATACTTTCAAAACCTATGAAACATCGGAGATAAAAAAGAGAGTTGAAGCTGTTTgatgtaaaaaataaattatgaatGGTTATTAGGAAATTAAAAAAAGCAAACAACTCTTCTCATATTGTTGGCCGTATAAAATGATTGTTGCAAATGAactttttaaaaagaaaagagacTTGGTCGTGCAGAGtagttattttttttgtttcaaaaattaGATTTTAGTGTTAAGTAGACACTGATTTTACCGGTTTTTAACTATTCTATTGGTCACGTTGAACTCGAGTTTTTACTAACCGGTTGTTTTTTTGTTAGTTCGACTCGACCCAATCTGTCATACATAGAGTTGACTCTTTGGTTTTTTCGCATTCACTTAAGTAGAACCACGTGCTATTTTGTTCTAGATTCGCCATTGGACGCCACCCCCAACGAATTCCTATTTGTCGTGTTGTTCGATATCTTGTCCAACAATGTGCTACCACAAGTTCACCACAGCATTCTCATTTATGCGACCTCTATCTTCTTTCGTGTTCTTTCTTAATTGGTCAACATTTAGATACACACATTAAAGTTGGTCTAATTGCCACACTATAAAATGTTCCTTTTAGTTTCAATGGAATCTTCTTGTAACATTTcgtttaaaattaaaataagtaaataattaaataataagccctaaaacctcaagatgtattttatatttttatttacttcAGTCTTAAATCCATACTAAAATATCAGTGTTAGCCACAAGGAGTTAAGTGTTATAATTTATGGAAATTGGGGATGACCTTGTAACATTTGGACTTGTAAAGTAAAGATTTTTGGAGAGCAGGGGGTTATTTCGTAACTATAgacctaaaatgaaataaatctAAGAGGGAGGGGGCTAAAGCGTTAAATTGTGATGTTGTttgtgtaacactcgtgtttctagcctaggcatttaggtgatagtctaggttaacctttgtaactcattttgaagaaaggaaaaggaattatgtgaattatgtgttttatgcttaattattagggtttaattaattaagaataaaaataagcgtcaaaattaaagtgtgagataagcccgatatctttacataaagttgtagtgctcGAAACAAAgattttggggatataaagaataccaaaatccgagttataacgaagaagttatgacctgtcaaagtttcgcgacaaaaccggcacggtgctgaatgtcgtaaaaagtgagtttttgataaactactttttagccttagtaatctaaacgaaagtcgtagtattcgtcaaaacgagaagttcgataaaaagaacgcccaaatctgacttcatatgagtaagttatgatttttcgaagaatcagcttagcagtagacagctaaaaactcgaattttagatcgagcgatttttagccgacacaacctaaacgagaatcgaaggtctcgtcattagtagcacaacggtaaaaagtctgacgaaaacgggcgtcggatgaagaagttatgaatttttaacggatttcctgtcccggtctgttaaaaataataatataaaatttaaagtcaaaattagccgacgaagtctaaatggaagttgtagagcgtaattttagctacacatgcatataaagaacgtcaaaaaaaggagctcgtatgcgaaagttatggattttagaagttttggcgcgaaaatcgagaaaattcgcatagtcacattttgccacgtcaccttcgctgaaagagtgccacgtgtcctgctgagttaCCAAGCtactgagtcatgcgaagccacgtgtcggatTCTGATTTGACCGAAGGGAGGTCCAATCTGAGGCTCGCAACAT includes:
- the LOC111903115 gene encoding ACT domain-containing protein ACR1, which gives rise to MDMGYGVYVDPELESLVDRIHPPRVCIDNDSCQDCTLVKVDSANKHGVLLEMVQELTDLDLIISKSYICSDGRWFMDVFHVTDQSGNKITDKNLIRHIQQSICASRREKTQVKTTSLGKEITPRNFPMEHTTLEMTTVDKPGLLSEISAVLAELRCHVSAAVAWTHNTRAACIIHVEDDSNPGPIMDPHRVNRVQSHLSTVVNAHHNNSERRSVRLTTPVAGQTHTERRLHQLMMADKDYEESTYSPLIKRFDTVVTVENCREKGYSVLNVTSPDRPKLLFDTVCTLTDMQYVVFHATVSSKGSIAFQEYYIREKDGRTLNSEIQREAITRCIMAAVERRASHGLRLDVRSRNRSGLLSDVTRVFRENGLSIAMAEIGTRGEKAIGSFHVTDAHGHEVDPGMVEAVKKEIKRFGGMVIVGNGTSSNWSSRGSSSSNGVNEARSSLGTLLWSQVERFSSKFQTLNS